In a single window of the Zea mays cultivar B73 chromosome 5, Zm-B73-REFERENCE-NAM-5.0, whole genome shotgun sequence genome:
- the LOC100280311 gene encoding putative RING zinc finger domain superfamily protein isoform X4, giving the protein MDEKATMESKLSSAAAFVEGGVQDACDDACSICLDAFCDSNPSTMTKCKHDYHLQCILEWCQRSSQCPMCWQHISMKDPMSQELLEAVEQERNIRANPSRNTAVFHHQMLGDFEIPVGADDAELEERIIQHLAAAAAVRRSHRHHNRRDGHQSRSEASSHPQFLVLSADERTISGQEGDYEQASAVASGRPLRTLVEQERTRGLADASSPSLRCSTPADSTGRSNNRYFRHRFLGSNLHLWIKTELDHPLYNQWYRDFIIKVQVDGGRGGFLGATLYWILVLR; this is encoded by the exons ATGGACGAGAAGGCGACGATGGAGAGCAAGCTGTCCTCGGCGGCGGCCTTCGTGGAGGGGGGCGTGCAGGACGCCTGCGACGACGCCTGCAGCATCTGCCTCGACGCCTTCTGCGACAGCAACCCCTCCACG ATGACCAAGTGCAAGCATGACTACCATCTTCAGTGCATTCTTGAATG GTGCCAGAGAAGCTCCCAGTGCCCCATGTGTTGGCAGCATATCAGCATGAAAGATCCTATGAG CCAAGAGCTACTAGAGGCTGTTGAACAAGAGAGGAACATCCGAGCTAATCCTTCACGTAATACTGCTGTTTTCCACCATCAAATGCTGGGTGATTTTGAG ATCCCTgtaggtgcagatgatgcagaactTGAAGAACGCATTATTCAGCACTTGGCTGCCGCAGCTGCAGTGCGTAGGTCACACCGTCATCATAATAGAAGAGATGGGCACCAGAGCAGATCAGAAGCAAGTAGCCACCCACAGTTTCTGGTGCTCTCAGCAGACGAGCGCACAATCTCAGGTCAAGAAGGGGACTACGAACAAGCATCTGCTGTAGCTTCTGGCCGCCCTTTACGTACACTTGTTGAACAAGAACGCACTCGAGGGTTAGCGGATGCTTCCAGTCCATCTCTCCGTTGTTCTACTCCTGCTGATAGTACTGGTAGATCAAACAATAGGTATTTCCGACATC GATTTCTGGGATCGAATCTACACCTGTGGATCAAGACGGAACTGGACCATCCGCTTTACAATCAATG GTACAGGGATTTCATAATCAAAGTGCAAGTGGATGGAGGGAGAGGTGGTTTTCTCGGAGCAACTCTTTACTGGATCTTGGTTCTGAGGTGA
- the LOC100280311 gene encoding putative RING zinc finger domain superfamily protein isoform X1 encodes MDEKATMESKLSSAAAFVEGGVQDACDDACSICLDAFCDSNPSTMTKCKHDYHLQCILEWCQRSSQCPMCWQHISMKDPMSQELLEAVEQERNIRANPSRNTAVFHHQMLGDFEIPVGADDAELEERIIQHLAAAAAVRRSHRHHNRRDGHQSRSEASSHPQFLVLSADERTISGQEGDYEQASAVASGRPLRTLVEQERTRGLADASSPSLRCSTPADSTGRSNNRISGIESTPVDQDGTGPSALQSMAVQGFHNQSASGWRERWFSRSNSLLDLGSEVRREVNAGIAAVSRMMEWHDARDGTGAGPSPTSASRSGSQ; translated from the exons ATGGACGAGAAGGCGACGATGGAGAGCAAGCTGTCCTCGGCGGCGGCCTTCGTGGAGGGGGGCGTGCAGGACGCCTGCGACGACGCCTGCAGCATCTGCCTCGACGCCTTCTGCGACAGCAACCCCTCCACG ATGACCAAGTGCAAGCATGACTACCATCTTCAGTGCATTCTTGAATG GTGCCAGAGAAGCTCCCAGTGCCCCATGTGTTGGCAGCATATCAGCATGAAAGATCCTATGAG CCAAGAGCTACTAGAGGCTGTTGAACAAGAGAGGAACATCCGAGCTAATCCTTCACGTAATACTGCTGTTTTCCACCATCAAATGCTGGGTGATTTTGAG ATCCCTgtaggtgcagatgatgcagaactTGAAGAACGCATTATTCAGCACTTGGCTGCCGCAGCTGCAGTGCGTAGGTCACACCGTCATCATAATAGAAGAGATGGGCACCAGAGCAGATCAGAAGCAAGTAGCCACCCACAGTTTCTGGTGCTCTCAGCAGACGAGCGCACAATCTCAGGTCAAGAAGGGGACTACGAACAAGCATCTGCTGTAGCTTCTGGCCGCCCTTTACGTACACTTGTTGAACAAGAACGCACTCGAGGGTTAGCGGATGCTTCCAGTCCATCTCTCCGTTGTTCTACTCCTGCTGATAGTACTGGTAGATCAAACAATAG GATTTCTGGGATCGAATCTACACCTGTGGATCAAGACGGAACTGGACCATCCGCTTTACAATCAATGGCA GTACAGGGATTTCATAATCAAAGTGCAAGTGGATGGAGGGAGAGGTGGTTTTCTCGGAGCAACTCTTTACTGGATCTTGGTTCTGAGGTGAGGAGGGAGGTCAACGCGGGGATTGCTGCGGTGTCTCGCATGATGGAATGGCACGATGCAAGGGACGGGACGGGAGCGGGGCCTTCTCCTACCTCTGCATCAAGATCTGGTTCTCAGTGA
- the LOC100280311 gene encoding putative RING zinc finger domain superfamily protein isoform X2, with translation MDEKATMESKLSSAAAFVEGGVQDACDDACSICLDAFCDSNPSTMTKCKHDYHLQCILEWCQRSSQCPMCWQHISMKDPMSQELLEAVEQERNIRANPSRNTAVFHHQMLGDFEIPVGADDAELEERIIQHLAAAAAVRRSHRHHNRRDGHQSRSEASSHPQFLVLSADERTISGQEGDYEQASAVASGRPLRTLVEQERTRGLADASSPSLRCSTPADSTGRSNNRISGIESTPVDQDGTGPSALQSMVQGFHNQSASGWRERWFSRSNSLLDLGSEVRREVNAGIAAVSRMMEWHDARDGTGAGPSPTSASRSGSQ, from the exons ATGGACGAGAAGGCGACGATGGAGAGCAAGCTGTCCTCGGCGGCGGCCTTCGTGGAGGGGGGCGTGCAGGACGCCTGCGACGACGCCTGCAGCATCTGCCTCGACGCCTTCTGCGACAGCAACCCCTCCACG ATGACCAAGTGCAAGCATGACTACCATCTTCAGTGCATTCTTGAATG GTGCCAGAGAAGCTCCCAGTGCCCCATGTGTTGGCAGCATATCAGCATGAAAGATCCTATGAG CCAAGAGCTACTAGAGGCTGTTGAACAAGAGAGGAACATCCGAGCTAATCCTTCACGTAATACTGCTGTTTTCCACCATCAAATGCTGGGTGATTTTGAG ATCCCTgtaggtgcagatgatgcagaactTGAAGAACGCATTATTCAGCACTTGGCTGCCGCAGCTGCAGTGCGTAGGTCACACCGTCATCATAATAGAAGAGATGGGCACCAGAGCAGATCAGAAGCAAGTAGCCACCCACAGTTTCTGGTGCTCTCAGCAGACGAGCGCACAATCTCAGGTCAAGAAGGGGACTACGAACAAGCATCTGCTGTAGCTTCTGGCCGCCCTTTACGTACACTTGTTGAACAAGAACGCACTCGAGGGTTAGCGGATGCTTCCAGTCCATCTCTCCGTTGTTCTACTCCTGCTGATAGTACTGGTAGATCAAACAATAG GATTTCTGGGATCGAATCTACACCTGTGGATCAAGACGGAACTGGACCATCCGCTTTACAATCAATG GTACAGGGATTTCATAATCAAAGTGCAAGTGGATGGAGGGAGAGGTGGTTTTCTCGGAGCAACTCTTTACTGGATCTTGGTTCTGAGGTGAGGAGGGAGGTCAACGCGGGGATTGCTGCGGTGTCTCGCATGATGGAATGGCACGATGCAAGGGACGGGACGGGAGCGGGGCCTTCTCCTACCTCTGCATCAAGATCTGGTTCTCAGTGA
- the LOC103625819 gene encoding calcium-dependent protein kinase 11, which yields MGNTCVGPSAAGRNGFLANVTLWRPRGDDPTPAPALPPPSSPASDKAPDPVTIPESKPSSHHSSRSTDLPPAPASQPQAQAQDNTPAKQPAPKVKRVQSAGLLADSVLKRDVNTARLKDLYTIGKKLGQGQFGTTYLCVEKATGREFACKSIAKRKLITEEDVEDVRREIQIMHHLAGHANVVSIVGAYEDAVAVQLVMELCAGGELFDRIIKRGHYSEKAAAQLARVIVGVVESCHSLGVMHRDLKPENFLFVNQKEDSPLMTIDFGLSIFFKPGEMFTDVVGSPYYVAPEVLLKYYGREVDVWSAGVIIYILLSGVPPFWDESEQGIFEQVLRGDLDFSSEPWPSISESAKDLVRKMLIRDPKKRLTAHEALCHPWVCVDGVAPDKPLDSAVLSRLKQFSAMNKLKKMALRVIAESLSEEEIAGLKEMFKMIDTDNSGHITLEELKTGLQRVGANLMDSEINALMEAADIDNSGTIDYGEFIAATLHINKVEKEDKLFAAFSYFDKDGSGYITQDELQKACEEFGIGDTRLEDIIGDIDQDNDGRIDYNEFVAMMQKGDNPLGRKGYQSNGNFGLGDALKLR from the exons ATGGGCAACACCTGCGTCGGCCCCAGTGCCGCTGGCCGCAACGGCTTCCTGGCCAACGTCACCCTGTGGCGGCCCCGCGGCGACGATCCCACGCCAGCCCCAGCCCTACCGCCGCCCTCCTCGCCCGCCTCCGACAAGGCGCCCGATCCCGTCACCATCCCGGAATCCAAGCCTTCCTCCCACCACTCATCCCGATCCACCGACCTGCCACCGGCCCCCGCCTCCCAGCCACAGGCGCAGGCGCAGGACAACACTCCGGCGAAGCAGCCCGCGCCCAAGGTCAAACGCGTCCAGAGCGCGGGCCTCCTCGCGGATTCTGTACTCAAGCGCGACGTTAACACGGCCCGGCTCAAGGACCTCTACACCATTGGCAAGAAGTTAGGGCAGGGTCAATTCGGCACCACCTATCTGTGCGTCGAGAAGGCTACCGGCCGGGAGTTCGCCTGCAAGTCCATTGCCAAACGGAAGCTGATCACGGAGGAGGATGTCGAAGACGTGCGCCGCGAGATACAGATCATGCACCACCTCGCGGGTCATGCCAACGTCGTCTCCATCGTTGGCGCATACGAGGACGCCGTCGCCGTGCAGCTCGTCATGGAGCTCTGCGCCGGTGGGGAACTCTTCGACAGGATCATCAAGAGGGGGCACTATTCCGAGAAGGCGGCCGCGCAGCTGGCCAGGGTGATCGTCGGCGTCGTCGAGTCGTGCCACTCGCTCGGCGTCATGCACAGGGATCTTAAGCCGGAGAATTTCTTGTTTGTCAATCAAAAGGAGGACTCGCCCCTGATGACCATCGATTTTGGACTGTCCATCTTCTTCAAGCCAG GCGAGATGTTTACAGATGTCGTTGGAAGCCCATATTATGTTGCACCTGAGGTTCTGCTAAAATACTATGGccgtgaggttgatgtctggAGCGCTGGTGTCATAATATATATCCTGTTGAGTGGAGTCCCTCCTTTCTGGGATG AAAGTGAACAAGGAATATTTGAACAAGTTTTGAGAGGTGACCTGGACTTTTCGTCGGAGCCCTGGCCTAGCATCTCAGAGAGTGCAAAGGATTTGGTCAGGAAAATGCTTATTCGTGACCCAAAGAAGAGATTAACTGCCCATGAAGCCTTAT GTCACCCTTGGGTTTGTGTTGATGGTGTTGCTCCTGACAAGCCTCTTGATTCTGCTGTTCTAAGCCGGTTGAAACAATTTTCTGCAATGAATAAACTGAAGAAAATGGCCCTGAGG GTTATTGCTGAGAGTTTATCTGAGGAAGAAATTGCAGGATTAAAAGAAATGTTCAAAATGATTGACACTGACAACAGTGGCCATATCACATTGGAGGAACTAAAAACTGGCTTGCAGAGAGTTGGCGCTAATTTGATGGACTCAGAAATCAATGCTCTGATGGAAGCA GCGGATATCGACAATAGTGGCACAATTGATTATGGGGAGTTCATTGCTGCAACTTTGCATATAAACAAAGTTGAGAAGGAGGATAAGCTCTTTGCTGCTTTCTCATACTTTGACAAAGACGGCAGCGGTTACATAACTCAAGATGAGCTCCAAAAGGCATGTGAGGAGTTTGGTATAGGGGATACCCGACTTGAGGATATTATCGGGGACATCGATCAGGACAAT GATGGACGGATCGACTACAATGAGTTTGTTGCAATGATGCAGAAGGGAGATAATCCTCTGGGGAGAAAGGGATACCAAAGTAATGGTAATTTCGGTCTTGGAGATGCACTTAAGCTTCGGTAA
- the LOC100280311 gene encoding putative RING zinc finger domain superfamily protein isoform X3, producing the protein MDEKATMESKLSSAAAFVEGGVQDACDDACSICLDAFCDSNPSTMTKCKHDYHLQCILEWCQRSSQCPMCWQHISMKDPMSQELLEAVEQERNIRANPSRNTAVFHHQMLGDFEIPVGADDAELEERIIQHLAAAAAVRRSHRHHNRRDGHQSRSEASSHPQFLVLSADERTISGQEGDYEQASAVASGRPLRTLVEQERTRGLADASSPSLRCSTPADSTGRSNNRYFRHRFLGSNLHLWIKTELDHPLYNQWQYRDFIIKVQVDGGRGGFLGATLYWILVLR; encoded by the exons ATGGACGAGAAGGCGACGATGGAGAGCAAGCTGTCCTCGGCGGCGGCCTTCGTGGAGGGGGGCGTGCAGGACGCCTGCGACGACGCCTGCAGCATCTGCCTCGACGCCTTCTGCGACAGCAACCCCTCCACG ATGACCAAGTGCAAGCATGACTACCATCTTCAGTGCATTCTTGAATG GTGCCAGAGAAGCTCCCAGTGCCCCATGTGTTGGCAGCATATCAGCATGAAAGATCCTATGAG CCAAGAGCTACTAGAGGCTGTTGAACAAGAGAGGAACATCCGAGCTAATCCTTCACGTAATACTGCTGTTTTCCACCATCAAATGCTGGGTGATTTTGAG ATCCCTgtaggtgcagatgatgcagaactTGAAGAACGCATTATTCAGCACTTGGCTGCCGCAGCTGCAGTGCGTAGGTCACACCGTCATCATAATAGAAGAGATGGGCACCAGAGCAGATCAGAAGCAAGTAGCCACCCACAGTTTCTGGTGCTCTCAGCAGACGAGCGCACAATCTCAGGTCAAGAAGGGGACTACGAACAAGCATCTGCTGTAGCTTCTGGCCGCCCTTTACGTACACTTGTTGAACAAGAACGCACTCGAGGGTTAGCGGATGCTTCCAGTCCATCTCTCCGTTGTTCTACTCCTGCTGATAGTACTGGTAGATCAAACAATAGGTATTTCCGACATC GATTTCTGGGATCGAATCTACACCTGTGGATCAAGACGGAACTGGACCATCCGCTTTACAATCAATGGCA GTACAGGGATTTCATAATCAAAGTGCAAGTGGATGGAGGGAGAGGTGGTTTTCTCGGAGCAACTCTTTACTGGATCTTGGTTCTGAGGTGA